A region of Pyxidicoccus parkwaysis DNA encodes the following proteins:
- the rtcR gene encoding RNA repair transcriptional activator RtcR: protein MAKTLARKTVVLGMLGTTLDTGQGPQRWAKWRPTVALCQQEDLVVHRLELLHPPNAVSIAGTLLADIGQVSPETEVRPTVLDIRNPWDLEETYGALLDYVRGYTFNPEEEDYLVHITTGTHIAQICMFLLVESRLIPGRLVQVSPGGTGRERSGPGSHTLIDLDLSQYDTLAARFRQEQREGLSFLKAGIDTLNPAFNRLIERIEQVAVQSKAPLLITGPTGAGKSQLARRVYALKKARRGVAGPFVDLNCATLRGDGAMSALFGHVKGAFTGALQDRPGLLRQANGGVLFLDEIGELGADEQAMLLRALEDKRFLPVGSDKEVESDFQLIAGTNRDLQAEVERGRFREDLLARINLWTFRLPALRERPEDIPPNLLYELDQASEAMGARVTMNKEAQERFLGFATSPDARWSGNFRDLNAAVLRMATLAAGGRITREVVDEELARLREQWRPAGARAADSRTGATDLVAEILGEDLARELDRFDRVQLADVLSVCRASRTLSDAGRVLFAQSRAQKKSVNDADRLKKYLARFGLTWADVSGRGAAEVA, encoded by the coding sequence ATGGCGAAGACTCTGGCGCGCAAGACGGTGGTCCTCGGGATGCTGGGGACGACGCTGGACACGGGACAGGGGCCGCAGCGGTGGGCGAAGTGGCGGCCCACGGTGGCGCTGTGCCAGCAGGAGGACCTGGTGGTGCACCGGCTGGAGTTGCTGCACCCGCCCAACGCGGTGTCGATTGCAGGCACGCTGCTGGCGGACATCGGCCAGGTGTCACCGGAGACGGAGGTGCGGCCCACGGTGCTGGACATCCGCAACCCGTGGGACCTGGAGGAGACGTACGGCGCGCTGCTCGACTACGTGCGCGGCTACACCTTCAACCCCGAGGAGGAGGACTACCTCGTCCACATCACCACGGGCACGCACATCGCGCAGATCTGCATGTTCCTCCTGGTGGAGAGCCGGCTCATCCCCGGGAGGCTGGTGCAGGTGTCGCCCGGGGGCACCGGGAGAGAGCGCTCCGGTCCGGGCTCACACACGCTCATCGACCTGGACCTGTCGCAGTACGACACGCTGGCCGCGCGCTTCCGGCAGGAGCAGCGCGAGGGTCTGTCCTTCCTCAAGGCCGGCATCGACACGCTCAACCCCGCCTTCAACCGGCTCATCGAGCGGATTGAACAGGTGGCCGTACAGTCGAAGGCACCGCTCCTGATTACGGGCCCCACGGGCGCGGGCAAGTCGCAGCTCGCGCGCCGCGTCTACGCGCTGAAGAAGGCGCGGCGCGGTGTGGCCGGGCCCTTCGTGGACCTCAACTGCGCCACGCTGCGCGGTGATGGCGCCATGTCCGCGCTCTTCGGCCACGTAAAGGGAGCGTTCACCGGCGCATTGCAGGACAGGCCCGGTCTGCTGCGGCAGGCGAATGGTGGCGTGCTGTTCCTCGACGAGATTGGCGAGCTGGGCGCGGACGAGCAGGCCATGTTGCTGCGCGCGCTGGAGGACAAGCGCTTCCTGCCGGTGGGCTCGGACAAGGAGGTGGAGAGCGACTTCCAGCTCATCGCCGGCACCAACCGCGACCTCCAGGCGGAGGTGGAGCGCGGGCGCTTCCGGGAGGACTTGCTCGCGCGCATCAACCTGTGGACCTTCCGGCTGCCCGCGCTGCGCGAGCGTCCGGAGGACATTCCGCCCAACCTCCTCTACGAGCTGGACCAGGCCTCCGAGGCCATGGGCGCGCGCGTCACCATGAACAAGGAGGCGCAGGAGCGGTTCCTCGGGTTCGCCACGTCGCCGGATGCGCGGTGGTCCGGCAACTTCCGGGACTTGAATGCCGCCGTGCTGCGCATGGCCACGCTCGCCGCCGGTGGGCGGATTACTCGCGAGGTGGTGGACGAGGAGCTTGCCCGGCTGCGCGAGCAGTGGCGTCCGGCGGGGGCGCGTGCCGCCGATTCACGCACCGGTGCGACGGACCTGGTGGCGGAGATTCTGGGCGAGGACCTGGCGCGAGAGCTGGACAGGTTCGACCGTGTGCAGCTCGCGGACGTGCTGAGCGTGTGCCGGGCGTCGCGCACGCTTTCGGACGCCGGACGCGTGCTGTTCGCGCAGTCGCGTGCGCAGAAGAAGAGCGTCAACGACGCGGACCGGCTGAAGAAGTACCTCGCGCGCTTCGGCCTCACGTGGGCGGACGTCAGCGGGCGCGGCGCTGCTGAAGTGGCCTGA
- the rtcA gene encoding RNA 3'-terminal phosphate cyclase: MVRIDGSKGEGGGQVLRTSLALSLVTGTPFTMTNIRAGRAKPGLLRQHLTGVKAAEAVGAAEVSGAELGSKELTFRPRALAAGNYHFSVGTAGSATLVLQTVLPALLMAQAPSTLMLEGGTHNPAAPPFDFLRRAYLPLLKRMGPEVEATLERPGFFPAGGGKFRVNVHPAPLKPLSLLERGRVLRRDVKAVVAMIPFDVAKRELDTVAGALKWRPDELRTEELKRAPGPGNVLMAEVESEHVTEVFTAFGERGKRAEAVGEEVAAEVKRYLNAEVPVGEHLCDQLLLLLALAKGGTFRTLPLDGHAETQLHTMAHFLDVKVQVREVSREVREVEVRG; this comes from the coding sequence ATGGTGCGCATCGATGGTTCCAAGGGAGAGGGTGGCGGCCAGGTGCTGCGCACGTCGCTGGCGTTGTCGCTGGTGACGGGGACGCCGTTCACCATGACGAACATCCGCGCGGGCCGGGCGAAGCCGGGCCTGTTGCGCCAGCACCTGACGGGGGTGAAGGCCGCGGAGGCGGTGGGCGCGGCGGAGGTGTCCGGCGCGGAGCTGGGCTCGAAGGAGCTGACGTTCCGTCCGCGAGCGCTGGCGGCGGGCAACTATCACTTCTCGGTGGGCACGGCGGGCAGTGCGACGCTGGTGCTGCAGACGGTGCTTCCGGCGCTGTTGATGGCGCAGGCGCCGTCCACGCTGATGCTGGAAGGTGGGACGCACAACCCGGCGGCGCCGCCGTTCGACTTCCTGCGGCGGGCGTACCTGCCGCTGCTGAAGCGGATGGGGCCGGAGGTGGAGGCGACGCTGGAGCGGCCGGGCTTCTTCCCGGCGGGAGGCGGGAAGTTCCGCGTGAATGTGCACCCGGCGCCGCTGAAGCCGCTGAGCCTGCTGGAGCGCGGAAGGGTGCTGCGCCGCGACGTGAAGGCGGTGGTGGCGATGATTCCGTTCGACGTGGCGAAGCGCGAGCTCGACACGGTGGCCGGAGCGCTGAAGTGGCGGCCGGACGAGCTGCGCACGGAGGAACTGAAGCGCGCGCCGGGTCCGGGGAACGTGCTCATGGCGGAGGTGGAGAGCGAGCACGTGACGGAGGTCTTCACCGCGTTCGGTGAGCGCGGGAAGCGGGCGGAGGCAGTGGGCGAGGAGGTGGCGGCGGAGGTGAAGCGCTACCTGAACGCGGAGGTGCCGGTGGGCGAGCACCTGTGTGACCAACTGCTGCTGCTGCTCGCGCTGGCGAAGGGAGGCACCTTCCGCACGCTGCCGCTGGATGGGCACGCGGAGACGCAGCTCCACACCATGGCTCACTTCCTGGACGTGAAGGTCCAGGTCCGGGAAGTGTCTCGCGAGGTGCGCGAGGTGGAAGTGCGCGGGTAG
- a CDS encoding RtcB family protein gives MNRDNVSYEVLSDEAGRPIKAWTVGVPFEDEAKKQLKNVRGLPFIHKWVAVMPDVHRGYGATVGSVVPTVGAVVPAAVGVDIGCGMIAVRTTLRADQLPDSLRGVRSAIERAVPHGRTDNGGRNDAGAWRSAPKAHQEEWARLMVGYDTIVAKHPRIGRGPDLAHLGTLGTGNHFIELCLDESDGVWLMLHSGSRGVGNRIGSHFIELAKEDMRRFFINLPDADLAYLPEGTEHFDDYVFAVSWAQDYAATNRQLMLHSAVEALKLSGELPPFELAEEAVNCHHNYISREHHFGKNCFVTRKGAVRAREGDLGIIPGSMGARSYIVRGKGNADAFDSCSHGAGRVMSREAAKKRFTLEDHAKATAGIECRKDVDVIDETPAAYKPIDAVMAAQADLVEVVHTLKQVVCVKG, from the coding sequence ATGAACCGCGACAACGTGAGCTACGAGGTGCTGTCGGACGAGGCGGGTCGCCCCATCAAGGCGTGGACGGTGGGTGTGCCGTTCGAGGATGAGGCGAAGAAGCAGCTCAAGAACGTCCGGGGCCTGCCCTTCATCCACAAGTGGGTCGCGGTGATGCCGGACGTGCACCGTGGTTACGGCGCGACGGTGGGTAGCGTCGTCCCGACGGTGGGCGCGGTGGTGCCGGCGGCGGTGGGCGTGGACATCGGTTGCGGGATGATTGCGGTGCGCACGACGCTGCGCGCGGACCAGCTTCCGGACTCGCTGCGCGGGGTGCGCTCGGCGATTGAGCGCGCGGTTCCGCACGGCCGTACGGACAACGGCGGCCGTAACGACGCGGGTGCGTGGCGCTCGGCGCCGAAGGCCCACCAGGAGGAGTGGGCGCGGTTGATGGTGGGTTACGACACCATCGTCGCGAAGCATCCTCGTATCGGCCGTGGGCCGGACCTGGCGCACCTCGGTACGCTCGGGACGGGTAACCACTTCATCGAGCTGTGCCTGGATGAGTCGGACGGCGTGTGGCTGATGTTGCACTCGGGTTCGCGCGGGGTGGGTAACCGCATCGGGAGCCACTTCATCGAGCTGGCGAAGGAGGACATGCGCCGGTTCTTCATCAACCTGCCCGACGCGGACCTGGCGTACCTGCCCGAGGGTACGGAGCACTTCGACGACTACGTCTTCGCGGTGAGCTGGGCGCAGGACTACGCGGCGACGAACCGGCAGTTGATGCTGCACTCGGCGGTGGAGGCGCTGAAGCTGAGTGGTGAGCTGCCTCCGTTCGAGCTGGCGGAGGAGGCGGTGAACTGCCACCACAACTACATCTCCCGTGAGCACCACTTCGGGAAGAACTGCTTCGTGACGCGCAAGGGCGCGGTGCGGGCGCGCGAGGGTGACCTCGGCATCATCCCCGGCAGCATGGGGGCGCGTTCGTACATCGTCCGCGGGAAGGGTAACGCGGATGCCTTCGACTCGTGCAGCCACGGCGCGGGCCGGGTGATGTCGCGTGAGGCGGCGAAGAAGCGCTTCACGCTCGAGGACCACGCGAAGGCGACGGCGGGCATCGAGTGCCGCAAGGACGTGGACGTCATCGACGAGACGCCGGCTGCGTACAAGCCCATCGATGCGGTGATGGCGGCGCAGGCGGACCTGGTGGAGGTCGTCCACACCCTGAAGCAGGTGGTGTGCGTGAAGGGGTAG
- a CDS encoding IS4 family transposase — translation MPQKKAAAGTPPCSSAQLPAVAEEYASAALGDARRTQRLVAIAERLAPAPDTSFPVACRGAAELEGCYRLLSNQKVAWEDVLAPHIAQSLERCRAAAAQGHPLVVAHDTTNIRFLGSEAGVRTGLGTLSHGESGFEAHLALACALPAPQHLLAHPLGVVGLHPHVRASRPKRSLAQQKKESQARPPDARESEMWQQLAYTVQQRCTEAGVSDVVHVMDQEADSFRLFSMLMRQGCAFVIRTRFDRRVDAGASQTDSARCLHAALEAAPVLLTREVSLGAAKAKWKGRNGGAPAKKQPAREGRTAHLEVRARGGLVLKASEYSQRDEDVPAALTLNAVEVVEPYPPEGQPPVRWVLLTTLPVDTPEAVAHVVDCYRARWSVEELFKALKTGCALEKRQLMSLHALLNALALLLPLAWRLLALRTLAHQAPATAATDLFSPDEMALLRHLSVRVTLGPEPTCGEALLALAGLGGHLKYNGRPGWQTLARGQDRLSSALEGWLAARALSSVES, via the coding sequence TTGCCCCAGAAGAAAGCTGCGGCCGGCACGCCTCCCTGCTCTTCAGCCCAGCTGCCTGCCGTTGCAGAGGAGTATGCGTCCGCGGCGCTCGGGGACGCGCGCCGCACCCAACGGTTGGTGGCCATCGCCGAGCGGCTGGCACCTGCGCCCGACACTAGCTTTCCGGTGGCCTGCCGAGGTGCGGCGGAGCTGGAGGGTTGCTACCGCTTGCTGAGCAATCAGAAGGTGGCGTGGGAGGACGTGCTGGCGCCCCATATTGCGCAGAGTCTGGAGCGCTGCCGAGCCGCCGCGGCCCAGGGGCACCCGCTGGTCGTCGCGCATGACACCACGAATATCCGCTTCTTGGGCAGCGAGGCAGGAGTGCGCACGGGGCTGGGCACTTTGAGCCACGGCGAATCGGGCTTCGAGGCGCACCTGGCACTCGCCTGCGCTCTGCCCGCGCCCCAGCACTTGCTGGCGCACCCGCTGGGCGTTGTTGGACTGCACCCCCACGTGCGGGCCTCCCGTCCCAAGCGCTCGCTTGCGCAGCAGAAGAAGGAAAGCCAGGCGCGCCCCCCGGACGCGCGCGAGTCGGAAATGTGGCAGCAACTGGCGTACACCGTGCAGCAGCGATGCACCGAGGCCGGCGTGTCTGACGTGGTGCACGTTATGGACCAGGAGGCCGACAGCTTTCGCCTCTTCTCCATGCTGATGCGTCAGGGCTGCGCCTTCGTCATCCGCACCCGCTTCGACCGGCGGGTGGACGCGGGGGCCTCGCAGACGGACTCGGCCCGCTGCCTGCACGCCGCCCTCGAAGCTGCACCGGTGCTGCTGACGCGAGAGGTGTCCCTGGGAGCGGCCAAGGCGAAGTGGAAAGGCCGCAACGGGGGCGCGCCCGCCAAGAAGCAGCCTGCACGCGAGGGCCGCACCGCCCACCTCGAGGTACGTGCCCGAGGCGGGCTGGTCCTCAAGGCCAGCGAGTACTCTCAACGCGATGAGGACGTGCCTGCCGCCCTGACCCTCAATGCGGTGGAGGTGGTGGAGCCGTATCCTCCCGAGGGCCAGCCACCGGTACGCTGGGTGTTGCTGACGACGTTGCCGGTGGACACCCCTGAAGCCGTCGCCCACGTGGTGGATTGCTACCGGGCACGCTGGAGCGTGGAGGAGCTCTTCAAGGCCCTCAAGACGGGCTGCGCCCTCGAGAAGCGCCAGTTGATGAGTCTTCACGCGCTCCTCAATGCCCTGGCGCTCCTGCTTCCGCTGGCCTGGCGCCTGCTGGCCCTCAGAACGCTGGCGCACCAGGCCCCTGCCACCGCCGCGACCGACCTCTTCAGCCCTGACGAAATGGCGCTGCTGCGCCATCTCTCGGTGCGCGTGACGCTCGGCCCCGAGCCCACCTGCGGCGAGGCACTCCTGGCCCTGGCCGGGCTGGGCGGCCACCTCAAATACAACGGACGCCCCGGCTGGCAGACGCTCGCGCGAGGCCAGGACAGGCTCTCCTCCGCACTGGAGGGATGGCTCGCGGCTCGGGCCCTGAGTTCTGTTGAATCCTAA